The proteins below are encoded in one region of Rhodoflexus caldus:
- a CDS encoding acyl-CoA thioesterase, which yields MNQVVPMMPDVLEQRMENAETRIFKAVFPNLTNHYDTLFGGTAMSLMDEVAFITATRFTRKKVVTVCSDKIDFNKPIPAGTIVELVGRVVHIGRTSLQVAVEIFVEKMYEEGRELAITGKFTFVALDNNRRPVRIL from the coding sequence ATGAACCAAGTCGTCCCTATGATGCCCGATGTGCTGGAACAGCGCATGGAAAATGCGGAAACACGGATTTTTAAAGCCGTTTTCCCTAATCTGACCAATCACTACGACACCCTCTTCGGCGGTACGGCCATGTCACTGATGGATGAGGTGGCATTCATTACCGCCACGCGGTTTACGCGGAAAAAGGTTGTAACCGTTTGCAGCGATAAAATAGATTTCAATAAGCCCATTCCTGCCGGAACCATTGTAGAGCTTGTCGGCAGAGTTGTCCACATCGGGCGGACAAGTTTGCAGGTAGCGGTTGAAATCTTTGTAGAAAAAATGTACGAAGAAGGCCGCGAATTGGCCATCACGGGCAAGTTCACCTTTGTTGCACTTGACAATAACCGTCGTCCCGTTCGGATACTTTGA
- a CDS encoding DUF5074 domain-containing protein, which yields MQKIISRFAWLFIWVLLAACSGNKDTAPAGKYDNGVIIVNEGNFSDADGELSFWNRGTQQAAQQIFQTENQRPFAGIIQSVRLHNNRLYVVANRADKLEVMEAGTMKAVATISDAARMINPQDFAAIGNRGFVTCWGPFSPTFSRDNPTLVVVDLQSNQIVNSLRLPTFPQGILAANNKIFVAMAGTRNVAVINPETAQIEASIEVLQSPQRLLLDANNRLWAVCSGGFARINPNTNQVEATIAASATVRPNGKATMNADRTRIYFLVGGFNTPQSVFELPITASTMPTAPIFSQNNIYGIGCDPQDGSIWLADNNGFQGNGTIIRIRPDGTRIGTIAAGRAPNGFLFR from the coding sequence ATGCAAAAAATCATTTCCCGATTCGCTTGGCTGTTCATTTGGGTATTGCTGGCCGCTTGTTCAGGAAACAAAGACACAGCGCCTGCGGGTAAATACGACAACGGCGTAATCATTGTCAATGAGGGCAATTTCAGCGATGCGGATGGTGAACTTTCGTTTTGGAATCGCGGTACACAACAGGCAGCCCAGCAAATTTTTCAGACAGAAAATCAGCGACCTTTTGCGGGGATTATTCAGTCGGTGCGGCTGCATAACAATCGGTTGTACGTCGTTGCCAATCGCGCCGATAAGTTGGAAGTCATGGAAGCGGGAACGATGAAAGCCGTAGCCACTATCAGCGATGCAGCGCGCATGATTAATCCGCAAGACTTTGCTGCCATTGGCAATCGCGGCTTTGTAACTTGCTGGGGGCCGTTCAGCCCGACCTTTTCGCGCGATAACCCCACGCTGGTTGTGGTAGATTTACAGAGCAACCAAATTGTAAACAGCCTGCGCCTACCGACTTTTCCGCAAGGCATTTTGGCAGCTAACAACAAAATTTTTGTTGCGATGGCAGGCACTCGCAACGTAGCAGTTATCAATCCTGAAACGGCACAGATTGAGGCAAGCATAGAAGTATTGCAAAGCCCGCAAAGGCTGCTGCTGGATGCCAACAACAGACTTTGGGCAGTATGCAGCGGCGGTTTTGCACGCATCAACCCAAACACCAATCAGGTAGAGGCAACTATTGCAGCATCTGCCACCGTGCGCCCCAACGGCAAAGCAACCATGAACGCCGACCGCACGCGGATTTATTTCTTAGTCGGCGGTTTCAATACACCGCAAAGTGTATTTGAGTTGCCTATTACGGCAAGTACAATGCCTACCGCACCGATTTTTTCGCAAAACAACATCTACGGTATCGGTTGCGACCCGCAAGACGGTAGCATCTGGCTGGCAGACAACAACGGCTTTCAGGGCAACGGCACCATTATCCGCATCCGACCCGACGGCACGCGCATAGGCACGATTGCCGCCGGCAGAGCGCCTAACGGATTTTTATTCCGCTAA